The stretch of DNA TGACGCTGACCGCGCCTGAGCTGACGGTGCTGATTGGTGGTTTGCGTGCGCTGGGGGTTAACTACGATGAAAGCCAGCACGGCGGGCTAACTTCTCGTCCGGGCGAGCTGACCAACGATTTCTTCGTCAATCTGCTGGATATGCGCACCGAGTGGAAAGCCACCGACGCAAGTTCTGAACTGTTTGAGGGCCGCGACCGCCTCAGCGGGGAAGTGAAATACACCGGCACCCGTGCCGATCTGGTCTTTGGCTCTAACGCCGTGCTGCGCTCGCTGGCCGAAGTTTATGCCAGCCAGGATGCGGAAGAGAAATTCACCAAAGACTTTATCGCCGCGTGGACGAAAGTCATGAATCTTGACCGTTTCGACCTGCAGCAATAAACAAAAGGGAGGCTTTTAGCCTCCCAATGTTGTCGCTCAATACGGGAAGGCACTAAGCCTTCCCTTTTTACTGCTTACTCTTCACCGAAGTGGATCACGGTGCGAATAGATTTGCCTTCGTGCATCAGATCAAACGCTTCGTTGATCTTATCCAGCGGCATACGGTGAGTGATGAACGGGTCGAGATTGATTTTACCCGCCATGGTGTCTTCCACCATGCCCGGCAGCTGAGTACGGCCTTTAACGCCACCGAACGCCGAGCCACGCCATACGCGGCCGGTCACCAGCTGGAATGGACGGGTTTTAATTTCCTGACCTGCGCCCGCCACGCCGATAATCACGCTCTCACCCCAGCCTTTATGGCAGCATTCCAGCGCGGAACGCATCACGTTCACGTTGCCGATACATTCGAAGCTGTAATCCACCCCGCCGTCGGTCAGCTCGACGATCACATCCTGAATTGGCTGCTCGTGATCTTTCGGGTTGATGCAGTCGGTCGCGCCCATTTCGCGGGCGAGAGTAAATTTCTCCGGGTTGGTATCAATGGCAATAATGCGCCCGGCCTTTGCCTGCACCGCGCCCTGAATCACCGCCAGGCCGATCCCGCCGAGGCCAAATACCGCGACGGTATCCCCCTCTTTCACTTTCGCCGTATTGTGCACCGCGCCAATGCCGGTAGTTACGCCGCAGCCAAGCAGACACACTTTATCCAGCGGCGCCTGAGGGTTTACTTTCGCCAGAGAGATCTCCGCCACCACGGTATATTCGCTGAAGGTGCTGGTGCCCATGTAGTGATAAATTGGCTCGCCCTTGTAGGAGAAGCGGGTCGTGCCATCCGGCATCAGCCCTTTCCCCTGGGTGGCGCGCACGGCCTGGCAAAGGTTGGTTTTGCCGGACTTACAGAACTTACACTCGCGGCATTCTGCGGTATAAAGCGGAATGACGTGGTCGCCCGGCTTCAGGCTGGTCACGCCCTCGCCCACTTCAACCACGATGCCGCCGCCTTCGTGGCCCAGCACCGCCGGGAACACGCCTTCCGGATCATCGCCGGACAGCGTAAAGGCATCGGTATGGCAAACGCCGGTATGGGTGATTTTCACCAGCACTTCACCTTTTTGCGGTGGCGCGACGTCGATTTCAACTATTTCTAAAGGTTTACCCGGCCCAAAGGCCACCGCAGCACGTGATTTCATCGTTTTCTTCCTTTTGGTGGGGGTGTTTTTATTTTAGATAAGAGCGCAGCAAATTCCCGACTTCCGCCATCCGCAGCGCACGCTGCTCTTCAGACGTGTCGCCGCTGACCAGCTCATCTTTAAGGTGAATTTCCATCATTTCGCCCATCAGGCCGTTGGCCGCGCCGCGAACGGCGGCGATCTGCTGCAAAATGGCGAGGCACGGATCGCCGTTTTCCAGCGCGCGCTCAAGCGCCTCCGCCTGGCCGCGAATGCGCCTGACGCGGGTCAAAATGCGTTTTTTGTCTTCCGGAGAGTGTGGCATAACCGCCCCTTTGGTACTGTAGGGGGGTATAGTACCGTAATTTTTAGGTTATTGATAATCTTATATTTTATATAATTATCAGCCACTTGAAAGGAACTAAAAACAGACACCTGGGGACATATACAGTCATTGACATGCCCCCAAATCTGCCCCCAAACGCGATTTTGCCCCCAAATTTGCCCCCAAAATCGGACCTAAATCGGATTTGAAAAGGCACTTTTTTTGACAGGAAATTGACACCAGGATGATTTTTTTCGATACTCGCCGTGCACCAGCAAAATCTGGTGCCGGGATTGGCGTCCCGGACTACATCACGACGCATAGCCGCGTTTGCGGTTTTTTTATGCGCTAAGCACAGCCGCACCCAAATTATGGTGGGGTGTGCAAGGGAGCCGAAAGGCTCGCCGGGTTTCGTGATGACCGGTTACGCCAACCTTGTACGCCTCACCACCCACTGATTGGCGTCAGTAGTGGTGATTATCCTTACTTACAAGGAATTTCATCATGAGCGATCTTCTATCTTCAGTAACACCTGAAATCACCGTCAACAATAACCGCGCCGTTACCACCTCGATCGCCGTTGCCAACTTCTTTGGCAAAGAGCATAAAAACGTTTTACAGAAAATTAGGCTGCTTGATTGCTCGGCAAACTTCACGACGGCTAACTTTTCAGCCGTCGTAGTAAATGCCCAGGCAGGCTTTGACGAACGCGAGATCGAAGCCTACGAAATGACACGTAACGGCTTCTTCTTCCTGGTGATGGGATTTACTGGCAAAAAGGCAGCGGCATTTAAAGAAGCCTACATTGCCGAGTTCGATCGCATGGAGAACCAGCTGAGAGAATATACCGCGCCACCTTCCCTTCCCACTCTGCCAATGTTCCCTGCCGGCAGCGCCTTTCGCTATATCACTGATGTGAACGATCGGGGCCAGGTGGTAGCAATGAACGCATTACGCCCTGAAGAGCTTGTGGCCACCGTTGATGGTCACACGGAAATGCTGCGTCGGTGTGGTTATGTGGTGATCGGGCATGACAATCTTAAAAACCTGACCATTGAAGAGATCATGAGGCTGGGAGAGGTGGCGCGGCAAGAGAGCTTACGCTGGGAAAAAGATTGCCGATGCATGGCGTCATTAGCTTAAAATTTACCGCCCTGTTACGGCGGGGCAGCTTAGCTCTTATGTAGCTATCACCCTCACATAACTTCGTTTAGTTACAGCCGGTTACATTACGGCGAGCTAGTTCCTACTTTGATGGCAGGACAGGCGGTCAGATAACGAAGTGAGTTGATTGTGAGTAGATATGAGAGAGTCCGCTGAGATAAAAACCCCCAGCCAAGCTGGCCGGGGGATTTTAGTTATCTTCAGCAGTTCGGGTAAGAACGGAAGTGTTGACGAACATTTTCGAGTTCACCGAAACGGACGCGGCAGTAGCTGCGGACATAAACCGGCTTGTCGTGTTCGTAGATGAAGTCATTACGATTTGCATCATGAGCCATGATTTTTCTCCTGTTTTTGTATACAGCCTGTTTACCCGTACAGGTTGTAGTTTATTTGGAGAACCGCTATCCTAATTCCGTTGATATATAGGTGTAGCGGTGGGCAATCCTCCATACACTCCGGAAATATTTGCAGTATTTCCGACCCTAAAAGCCCCGTTTGCAGCGGGGCTTTTTTACTATTTGATGGCAAATGACTTGATGATAGTAGCTATGCGTTCGGCCTCATCAAAGCTCAAATCCATTGGCATATTTTCAATTCTAAGAATCAACCCATCGCGAATAGGTATAGGGAGCGCAAATGTTTTTATCGCTTCCAAAGCATTCTCGTGTTTACCATCTACTCGTTTGCGACGCTTTGGTTTAACTGATTCTTCTTGAGGAATGCTCTCCATCACTACCCCATATTTTAATTGTTGGAATTCAACGAATTTCTGAATGGCGGAAAGTAATCGGCTTTTATATGACTGAATAGTTGCACGTGAAACATCCACTGACGAAAACATTTTATAATCTCCCACCACTTCGTTAACGTCTAAGTCGCGAATATCAGTTTCAGGAAGTGGCGAGGTGACATTAAACAACCGAAGGGACGATTCTTTCAAGTTTCGGGCAGTCGCCTCAGGAACAATACCCAAGTCCGGTAGAGCCTGGAGGAAGCCATAAAACTCTGCGTAACTAAAGATATTTTTCGACATTGGCTTACCTCAATCTGGTGATGATCAGAATATACAATGATCGACAGAACCAATCAAGAAAAATCAAACGATCGGCTCAAGCTATGGATTTTCCTTGATTACGCCCCCTAAAAACTTGATTTTTTTTCTACCTAATTTCTTGATGCGCTTGAGTTCCAACCGGACAAAATACACCATAACCGATTGTATGTAATATATATTTCATCCCAACCACCGAGCCGTTTTTTTTGTTGTCTGCGATAAGATGTGGGGTACTGTGCAGCATTGTTAATAAAGTTATGAGGACAAAACTGGAACACACGTCAGCCACGGCAACGCAGCCTTGAAACAGTACATCGATGGGTCAGAGAAGGGCGCATTTTCCCGCCATCGATTAAGGATGGTCGAGGGCACGTATTCCGGGATAACACCGTAAAGGTAGATATCAATCAACCAGCGACAGGAG from Cedecea neteri encodes:
- a CDS encoding S-(hydroxymethyl)glutathione dehydrogenase/class III alcohol dehydrogenase; this translates as MKSRAAVAFGPGKPLEIVEIDVAPPQKGEVLVKITHTGVCHTDAFTLSGDDPEGVFPAVLGHEGGGIVVEVGEGVTSLKPGDHVIPLYTAECRECKFCKSGKTNLCQAVRATQGKGLMPDGTTRFSYKGEPIYHYMGTSTFSEYTVVAEISLAKVNPQAPLDKVCLLGCGVTTGIGAVHNTAKVKEGDTVAVFGLGGIGLAVIQGAVQAKAGRIIAIDTNPEKFTLAREMGATDCINPKDHEQPIQDVIVELTDGGVDYSFECIGNVNVMRSALECCHKGWGESVIIGVAGAGQEIKTRPFQLVTGRVWRGSAFGGVKGRTQLPGMVEDTMAGKINLDPFITHRMPLDKINEAFDLMHEGKSIRTVIHFGEE
- a CDS encoding metal/formaldehyde-sensitive transcriptional repressor: MPHSPEDKKRILTRVRRIRGQAEALERALENGDPCLAILQQIAAVRGAANGLMGEMMEIHLKDELVSGDTSEEQRALRMAEVGNLLRSYLK
- a CDS encoding Rha family transcriptional regulator, whose product is MSDLLSSVTPEITVNNNRAVTTSIAVANFFGKEHKNVLQKIRLLDCSANFTTANFSAVVVNAQAGFDEREIEAYEMTRNGFFFLVMGFTGKKAAAFKEAYIAEFDRMENQLREYTAPPSLPTLPMFPAGSAFRYITDVNDRGQVVAMNALRPEELVATVDGHTEMLRRCGYVVIGHDNLKNLTIEEIMRLGEVARQESLRWEKDCRCMASLA